CGACAGTGATGCTCTTCCACTTCCTATGACGTTTCCTTATTCATCTCCGGTATTGCAGGACGAGATCGATCGTCGGCTCCTTTGCGACCCGCAAGTTGAGGTCTTTTTCCCCCCCTCTGGTTTCTTGAGTCATTTAAGTTCAAGTCTTTAGATTAGAATACCTTTTGTTGGTCCTATACAAATAATGGAAAGAGTGAAATTATTGGAGTAAACTACAGGCGTCTCTTCGAAGGTTTTGACCGtgactttgaaaattctttgatTCGTCCAAAAATGCTGGGTTTATTATGCGTGCAGTGCTATTGTGGATGCTAACGACACAGTGATATGAATTCCTTCCAGAAACTAATGTGGAAAGTGTGGAAATGTCGTTAGTGTGCGTGGGAATTCTCTGATTGTATAACATCCTACTGAACGAAAATTATATTGTTCCTAGTTAATATTTCATAAGTAGCATGTGCAATTGGCTGATTCATCGTTCATCTAGAGACCCATTTGCTTGATCAAATACAAATCAACTGTGCCACATTATATCTCAGTTAaataagtttttttatttaagtGCTACATGCCTTTTTGCTacttctctattttattttttatattttatttctgttttctgatttttcttttttggatggAACGTTTTTTCTCCTCATTTGTAAAAGGATAAATCATTGTAATTTGTTGTTCCTAATTCCTAAATAAGATATCTAttagttggaaaaaaaaaaaataaggatgaCCATATAATTTTGGACTATGTTTGTCTTGTCATTTTAGCATTTAGGGATTCTTTGTAAAGATACAAAAGCTTGATTGCCACTTCTAATTTTGGTAGCTGGGGTTGAATATAGCCTAATGATCCTATGCACTGGTGGTTTTGAGACTATTGTGCATGCATTGGTTGTGTTGGATGATGCTAGATAGTTAGATGTAAATCTGAAGGGGTTTCTGTAGCATATACTTCCTCGCTGCCCCCCTTTCCCCAAAACCACTTTCATTATTTGGCCTAATTTTATGGTTTCGattgtttttttttgggggttgCAGGACTGTAACGAAATGGTTTACGAATGGACTGGAAAGTGTCAGAGTTGCCAAGGATCAGGATTTGTCAGTTATTACAATAAAAAGGGGAAGAAAAGTGTCTGCAAATGCATAACATGTCTTGGAATTGGTACTTTTCTTCTTCAAGGCATTGATACTTATGCAGCTTGAGTTGTTAACTTGGTTTAGGTTGCATGAAGATATAGAGATGCATGTGCCTGTGCAGAGAAGCACACACTTTGTCTGCATATTGCACAATGCTGCTCCTTTTATTTTAACCACAAATCCTACTGCAGTACTTTTTGGGAATTTTAATTAACAGAATCATTAAAGGACTTGGGAAAGCTTAATAGCAAATGTCTTTGTCATGTACAAATATATAAATTAGAGAAGGAAAGAAGTTTCTTGTCAGCAAAGGCTTGATAATTGTTTTGTTACTGAAGGTTGTATAAGTATGTTCTGTAAAAGGCTTACAGCATGGAACAGTGAAGACCCTAGCTCCTCCCTTTTATTTTACTGAAAGTTAACCATAAATGCCTGTCCTAAAAACCTGAGTTAGTTTGTGTGCCAACAATACATATTGTGCGTTTAACAATAGAAATAAAAGatgtattttttagagtagcagTGTTATTGAAAAGAAAATTATCACGCTGCTTTGTGTTTTTTACTTGAATGGAATAGCTTATATTTTCACTTACTATTTGAGAGCAAGTAACAATGAAGACAATAATGATATAGCTTATGCCATAAAATTATAACAAACCCGTTAGTTAAAATTATGAGAGATGGTTATGTTTGTCTTGTTCGTATTTTCATAATGATTGATACTTAGTTAAAATTTTAGAAGTTCCACATGTTGAAAATTTCATTTACTTTTTCCCTGTGATGTTTTACTTCCTAGAAAAAATGCTTGAGTAAACCTTGGCCATTTATTGATCAAATGGTCCATACTAATCCATAAGTAAATGACATAAAGAAGCAACTAACATTGCTTGTTAAATTTTTGGTGTGAAATCTAACCTGGTATCTCTCCATTGATATCTGGCTCAGTTTTCCTACCAAAACCCAAACACTTCTTTACATATTCTCtccattgaaattttttttaaaaaaaaaatatcattcagTACCGATGTTACTCCAAAACCCCCCAAGAACCCCTTTCAAAACCATAACTCAAAACCACAACTGCAGCATGGTATTGTCAAGAGAAAAGTTAAGAAGATTGCGAAGGGCCTTTATGAATTGAACCAGGATCAGTGTCTTTCCCCAATAAGATGAGTTCTGGTTAGCAGGTCTCTGGAGTTTGGAAACCAGATTGAAAGCCCTATTGGTAGCTCAATCAAGCTCTCTAAAAAGTAAGATGCtctaaaatttgagaaaaattgcAAAATATATTACTTCACGACTTTAGTTAATTCATTTTATGACTCTATGTTTGTTTTTGAGGTGTGGGATGTTGTGCTAGTTTTTAGATAGCATGGACAGGTCAATTCATTTGCTTAAGATGAAGGGCTTGATGTTCAGTCCTACAAACATTTGCAAGAAAAATTTAGTGTTTACATATGCATCtaggtaagtaatcccaaacctttttgGTGCCCAACGTGGATGGCGCAGCGGATTtggatcgacattcctctaggctTCACGACCCCGCTTGACAATTGGTGCCCAGCGTGGACACGGGAGCTCGatattatatgccgacagtatgctccagtcaccgcttCTAGCTGGCTGCGCTTGAAGCCATTCTGAACAAGCAAGCGTAGCTCGAAAAAATGCTGCGCTgatctcgaccagatgatgcaggtggctcctctctttaaaaggtatgtaaaaCATAGTTTGAACTGCATGCTATTAGATCTGTTGCTTGcttaattctattcatatgctgaattgtgaattgttgggagatgttagaactgtattgcttgtgctgttaggacttgatttatcttttttgcaatttcatatatgcgtagacagaccctaggttgtgtactactggtGCTGGCCTAGTTAAACttaggaagaacttttgtgacttgcatgtttggaaaatgttttatttatagacgacatgttgtcgaaaatttgttaaattccaatgctttcttaacctcctcccaaataaatcttccaaacactatagcCTAGAAGTAATATAGGAGCCTCCCAACtccttaactgaagatctaacaacattaaactctCAACTTAAAACCCAATTAGGGAAACGAAGATCAAGAACATAcataaaatctagtcaaaataaagatctatatccataacaagtaggtccattaatttagaaggtggctcctctcattagaaggtatgtaaaacgtagtttgaattgcatgctggtagttttgttgcttgtttaattctattcatatgctgaattgtgaattgttggaagatactggaattgtattgcttgtgctgttaggacttgatttatcttttctgtaATTTCATATGTGCATAGACAGGCcttaggttgtgtactactgctgctggcttagctaaaactaggaagaacttttgtgacttgcaagtttgagaaatgttctatttacagatgacatgctgtcgaaaatttgttaaatttcttccaaaataatcaaagtcatataccatatttgtaagaatgattatagtgtgttgaatgttaaaacatttttgaaaggatgagtgaagttcaaatgaatttttatcttcatctctaaatttacttttacacATGATAAGTGAAAATTCGATcaataatggactcatttgcattatttgattattatagttgtttttgaattctaaagaagtcatgtaaaccatTATCAACatcacaatttattttttcatagagctatagtctgatatagattgtttgtgggatacataaacacattacattatttaatgccgattatatgaaaatcttgtgcactcataaaattcattaattactgaTTGGattatttcgtcgacgaaacccactcctcgtcgacggaATTCAGATTGCTCCAAAACCTCTCTCGCTATTTCCTTATCGACGAAActtggttttgtcgacgagaccctcttatgccctcgtcgacgaatcccctatgttcatcgatgaggcctctgataattttctttcctctttattattttaaatatcatttttattcaggttgtcacgtagcccgcatctcatacatttaacatatatttgtatagaatctcatgtcacacagtttaacaatataattcatatacattccttaaaAAATAAGctaacccataattaacatttgtatgctgaaaatacatttcatttcttacttaattccttataaaatttctttcactttcattcgtttactttcacatatacataactatatcgacaatcctaaattctgaaaacataaatttcatggctagcattttaaacccacataaaaacgaatatatataaataactcataatcctttttaattcataaaaacctgatttaatatataaatttctcctttacctgaattctcgaatTACACCGACAagaatcccacacagatgcctgcggcgctcacccggaccctgattcaaaaactctagttttattaaattattcataaataaaagactatttaaatatttcctagggccatcaTTTTCAGATTAATAGTTATACCCACAAATATAactaatttgttaaattttttaaattctactctcgctttggagtggagcctagaaaatcctaattgaaaatttacccacCTCAAAATGACGATAATTGCGACTAAGACCACGTGGTGATgctcgatcgtcgatttaacagcatatttaaagagaaattgaaaaaataggaaaaagttaccttttcccaggagcagtgcctaagtcgttcctacgacaaatctgttccagtagaaatgtcggtagcggaaccaggaatctaatgacaccttccgtttcccgattcgcTGTAAATccgtcaagaaattgagagagagagagagagagagagagatggagacggagcGAGCTGAGGGCACGCAGACGAATttcccgggggggggggggaggcggTTCTGTTCTGAAGATCCAATTTCAATCTGGATGAATCATCCAGATtgatttatgatatatatatatatatatatatattataataatttacatgtatatatacatatatatcttatttcaattagttttttttttcctttatattatttctttttatttatttatttaattcatcaatttaataatgtttaactaattaattgattaatacttttaattaattcattaattttatttattatttttttctaattattttaattattttaattttttgggtctttacattatatatctatatatatatatatatatatatatatatatatctggatttacagaaaccgtaagacatatctatgaatattagaagtattatgaatagaaaattcagagaaacagtttatgttaagtaacataggtataagctatactgtacattatttatatgtgttttctcagatTCAGATATTAGGGtgtttctaaatcagattttacaaatatgtaaactaaCGTGCCACACAcgagcaatagcatattttgtcttactaagtgTTGTGTCTCATTcgagtgatttaacattttttagatgatccagttagacgagatCAGACTCGTAAGTAGAGGGGACTGCAGTACTGCCCtgactgtagggtgagtattttggatagtcatttttgagtagtccttAAGTCTTgatgagggtatttttggaatggttgtgtatgcatactttgggaaatattctgacactctcGTATTGTATGTATtgttatggttgtatgtattatGCTTCCAGCTgtttaggtagtttattgtgtctcagATTTCACGGGACCTATCTGAACCGTGATGTTGGTTTGATTTGAAATTAAGATATATCAAAGCAGTAAAATTttacagttaatatatatatatatatatgtataaggaAAAAAATGACATGTAAAATCAAGTCGTTACATCTCACATGTCCAATTGTTGAATCcttctttttcaaatttgaattttgaaattgaaaatgcttacccattttttttatttttgtttccttttctgtattttttaatttttatttctaatgcaaattttattttttcctttattttcattttatgaaataaaaactTATCTAATTTTATTATGTTAGTCTCGTATAAAATTGGTTGtctataattatttattgtcaAATTTAGTAatagatttttatattttcatatataaaataaagtaaaaattaaaattaaaattaaaattcattatCCCTTCCACATCTTGTCCCCCAAGTCCTACTGAACCGCCCACCAACCTTGACTATTtctttaatttaatatatttaagaCCCAACAACTAATCTACATTAACTTATTC
This Malania oleifera isolate guangnan ecotype guangnan chromosome 11, ASM2987363v1, whole genome shotgun sequence DNA region includes the following protein-coding sequences:
- the LOC131167465 gene encoding protein disulfide-isomerase SCO2-like is translated as KPSFLSFHSPPLTVRIHTSDLPSRPSFPRWFQLPPPADVSSGLRVSPYSDSYAVDSSSRRSGANDTVKVNAKEKRWSRDRESYLADDSDALPLPMTFPYSSPVLQDEIDRRLLCDPQVEDCNEMVYEWTGKCQSCQGSGFVSYYNKKGKKSVCKCITCLGIGTFLLQGIDTYAA